A portion of the Mycobacterium paraseoulense genome contains these proteins:
- a CDS encoding LLM class flavin-dependent oxidoreductase — MAKLRFGYFIAPFHRAGTNPTLALQRDLQFIEHLDTLGFDEVWLGEHHSAGSEIISSPEIFIAAAAERAKRIRFGTGVISLSYHNPLWVADRLMLLDHLTHGRIIGGVGPGSLPSDSSMIGLTPTDTRELLETNLDIVVRLLAGETVSAKTATHQLFDAKLQLAPYSDGGIPLSVAAVASPTGARLAGRHGIGLLSIGATLTVEGFNALSYHWGIVEERAAAFGTQVDRKNWSLVGLFHLAETEKQAREEVKFGIEPWFRYFQKVAAFPQMTMPGEQLDEMIDVINDNGAGVIGTPERAREQVQRLWDQSGGFGCMLQMGHEWANPAATRRSAELFAAEVMPHFQGQAQPTLDAAARAGQARESLAQSQLDAVAHMTKKYQDEVAQLDEQQADNP; from the coding sequence ATGGCGAAGCTCAGATTTGGATACTTCATCGCCCCGTTCCACCGGGCGGGCACGAACCCGACGCTCGCGCTGCAGCGCGATCTCCAATTCATCGAGCACCTCGACACGCTCGGCTTCGACGAAGTGTGGTTGGGCGAACACCACTCCGCCGGCAGCGAGATCATCAGCTCGCCCGAGATCTTCATCGCCGCCGCGGCCGAACGGGCCAAGCGGATTCGCTTTGGCACCGGGGTCATTTCGCTCTCGTATCACAACCCGCTCTGGGTCGCCGATCGCTTGATGCTGCTCGATCACCTCACGCATGGCCGCATCATCGGCGGTGTGGGACCGGGTTCGCTGCCCAGCGACTCTTCCATGATCGGACTCACCCCGACGGACACTCGTGAGCTGCTCGAAACCAATCTGGATATCGTCGTCCGGCTGCTGGCGGGGGAGACGGTGAGCGCCAAGACGGCCACGCATCAGTTGTTCGACGCCAAGCTGCAGCTTGCCCCGTACTCCGACGGCGGGATCCCCCTATCGGTCGCCGCGGTCGCATCGCCGACTGGTGCGCGGCTGGCGGGCAGGCATGGCATCGGCCTGCTGTCGATCGGGGCGACGTTGACCGTCGAGGGTTTCAATGCGCTCTCCTATCACTGGGGCATCGTCGAGGAGCGCGCGGCGGCCTTCGGCACGCAGGTCGACCGCAAGAATTGGAGCCTGGTCGGCCTGTTCCACCTCGCCGAAACCGAAAAGCAGGCCCGAGAGGAGGTCAAGTTCGGCATCGAGCCATGGTTCCGCTATTTCCAGAAAGTGGCCGCCTTCCCGCAGATGACGATGCCGGGCGAGCAGCTCGACGAGATGATCGACGTCATCAACGACAACGGGGCGGGCGTGATCGGCACGCCCGAGCGGGCGCGGGAACAGGTGCAGCGGCTGTGGGATCAATCCGGCGGGTTCGGCTGCATGCTGCAGATGGGCCACGAGTGGGCCAACCCGGCCGCCACCAGACGGTCCGCCGAATTGTTTGCCGCCGAAGTGATGCCGCATTTCCAGGGTCAGGCGCAGCCGACGCTGGATGCCGCCGCGCGGGCCGGGCAGGCAAGGGAGAGCCTCGCGCAATCCCAGCTGGACGCCGTGGCGCACATGACGAAGAAGTATCAGGACGAGGTCGCTCAGCTCGACGAGCAGCAGGCCGACAACCCGTAG
- a CDS encoding SRPBCC family protein: protein MAGKTFSFEINRTSTAPAATLFRLVTDGANWSKWAKPIVFHSSWARQGDPAPGGIGAVRKVGMWPVLVQEETVEYEQDRRHAYKLVGPPTPAKDYSGEVVFTPNPAGGTDIRWSGSFTEGVRGTGPVMRAAMGGAVRFFAGRLVKAAERESNAQR from the coding sequence ATGGCAGGCAAGACGTTTTCCTTCGAGATCAACCGCACCAGCACCGCGCCTGCCGCGACGCTGTTCCGGCTGGTGACCGACGGCGCGAACTGGTCGAAGTGGGCCAAACCCATCGTTTTTCACTCGAGCTGGGCACGGCAGGGCGATCCCGCCCCCGGTGGGATCGGAGCCGTCCGCAAGGTGGGGATGTGGCCCGTGCTGGTACAGGAGGAGACCGTCGAGTACGAGCAGGACCGCCGGCACGCCTACAAGCTGGTTGGGCCGCCGACCCCGGCCAAGGATTACTCGGGTGAGGTGGTCTTCACGCCCAACCCGGCGGGCGGAACCGACATCCGTTGGAGCGGATCGTTCACCGAGGGCGTGCGCGGAACGGGACCGGTGATGCGCGCGGCCATGGGCGGGGCGGTCCGGTTCTTTGCCGGCCGGCTGGTGAAAGCGGCCGAGCGCGAATCGAACGCCCAGCGCTAG
- a CDS encoding fatty acyl-AMP ligase, protein MESGSRPHAKGVPGGLLEIEDCLDAEGNIMVPPDVTLISLVDRNIANVGDAVAYRFLDYNRSADGLVEEVTWNQFGVRLEAIGARVQEAAGRGERVAVLAPQSLDYVMGFYAAIKAGTIAVPLFAPELPGHAERLDTALRDSQPTAVLTTTPASGAVEGFLSTLPHRHRPRVIVIDEIPDSARDSFAPTELRHDDISHLQYTSGSTRPPVGVEITHRAVGTNLVQMILSIDLLDRNAHGVSWLPLYHDMGLSMIGFPAVYGGHSTLMSPAAFVRRPQRWIKALSAQAGRAITAAPNFAYEWAAQRGLPAPDDDVDLSDVVLIIGSEPVSIEAINAFNKAFAPYGLPPTAFKPSYGIAEATLFIATIAPAAQATPAYFDREELGAGRAVRVAADAPEAVAQVSCGQVGRSEWAVVVDPDTRTELPDGHVGEIWVQGNNVGRGYWGLPEDTRRAFGARLQSRLAEGSHAEGSAVELPWLRTGDLGTHLDGELYVTGRIADMVTVDGRNHYPQDIEATVAEASPIVRRGYVTAFAVPAGRTDQRLVVIAERATGTSRADPQPAIEAIRAAVLRRHGVPVTDVRFLPAGGIPRTTSGKLARRACRAQYLGDTLGSH, encoded by the coding sequence ATGGAATCCGGTTCGCGTCCGCACGCCAAAGGTGTCCCGGGCGGCTTGCTCGAGATCGAGGACTGCCTGGATGCCGAGGGCAACATCATGGTGCCGCCGGACGTCACGCTGATCTCCCTGGTCGACCGCAACATCGCGAACGTCGGTGACGCCGTGGCCTACCGCTTCCTGGACTACAACCGCTCGGCTGACGGGCTCGTCGAAGAGGTCACCTGGAACCAGTTCGGTGTCCGGCTGGAAGCCATCGGCGCGCGAGTCCAAGAGGCGGCCGGCCGTGGCGAGCGGGTCGCGGTGCTGGCCCCTCAGAGCCTGGACTATGTCATGGGTTTCTACGCGGCGATCAAGGCCGGAACCATCGCCGTGCCGCTATTCGCGCCCGAGTTGCCCGGACACGCGGAGCGTCTCGATACGGCCCTGCGCGATTCACAGCCCACGGCCGTATTGACTACCACGCCGGCAAGCGGCGCGGTCGAGGGTTTTCTGAGCACCCTCCCGCACCGGCATCGGCCGAGGGTCATCGTCATCGACGAGATCCCCGACTCGGCGCGCGATTCATTCGCTCCCACCGAGCTGCGCCACGACGACATCTCCCACCTGCAGTACACCTCGGGCTCGACCCGGCCCCCGGTCGGCGTCGAGATCACGCACCGAGCGGTGGGCACCAACCTCGTCCAGATGATCCTTTCGATCGACCTGCTGGACCGCAACGCGCACGGTGTGAGCTGGTTGCCGCTGTACCACGACATGGGGCTGTCGATGATCGGCTTCCCGGCGGTGTACGGGGGTCACTCCACGCTGATGTCGCCGGCCGCGTTCGTCCGCCGGCCGCAGCGCTGGATCAAAGCCTTGTCGGCCCAGGCGGGCCGCGCCATCACCGCCGCACCAAACTTCGCCTACGAATGGGCCGCCCAGCGCGGCCTGCCCGCACCGGACGACGACGTCGACCTGAGCGACGTGGTGCTGATCATCGGATCGGAACCGGTCAGCATCGAGGCGATCAACGCCTTCAACAAGGCCTTCGCCCCGTACGGCTTACCGCCGACCGCGTTCAAGCCGTCGTACGGCATCGCGGAGGCCACCCTGTTCATCGCGACCATCGCCCCCGCCGCACAGGCCACCCCCGCCTATTTCGACCGTGAGGAGCTGGGCGCCGGTCGCGCCGTGCGGGTCGCCGCGGACGCCCCGGAAGCCGTGGCTCAGGTCTCCTGCGGTCAGGTGGGCCGCAGCGAATGGGCCGTCGTCGTCGACCCGGACACCCGGACCGAACTGCCCGACGGTCACGTCGGCGAGATCTGGGTGCAGGGCAACAACGTCGGCCGCGGCTACTGGGGGCTGCCCGAGGACACCCGCCGGGCGTTCGGCGCCAGGCTGCAGTCGCGGCTCGCCGAGGGCAGCCACGCCGAGGGCTCCGCCGTCGAACTCCCGTGGCTGCGCACCGGCGACCTGGGCACCCATCTCGACGGCGAGCTGTATGTCACGGGCCGGATCGCCGACATGGTCACGGTCGACGGTCGCAACCACTACCCCCAGGACATCGAGGCGACCGTCGCCGAAGCGTCCCCGATCGTCCGGCGCGGGTATGTGACCGCTTTCGCCGTGCCGGCCGGGCGGACCGACCAGCGACTGGTGGTCATCGCCGAGCGCGCGACGGGTACCAGCCGCGCCGACCCGCAGCCGGCCATCGAGGCCATCCGGGCGGCGGTCTTGCGCCGCCACGGTGTGCCGGTCACCGACGTGCGGTTCCTGCCCGCCGGCGGCATTCCGCGCACCACCAGCGGCAAGTTGGCGCGCCGGGCGTGCCGTGCCCAGTACCTGGGTGACACTCTGGGCAGCCACTGA
- a CDS encoding serine hydrolase domain-containing protein has protein sequence MVLKIAVPADQIHGDVDTGYGKVADAFRASFRDGAEVGAAVAVYRDGVKVVDLWGGYRNGLAKDPWRHDTMVNMFSTTKGVAALVVAAAVSRGLVSYDARVADYWPEFAQAGKGDVTVRQLLGHQAGLCALKPKPTLADVADPARLSPILAAQAPAWRPGTRHGYHAITLGWYESELIRRTDPAGRTLGRFMADEIAGPLGLDLHIGLPDSVNRERVAHVHNWVRAETLLHLNVMPPGFVGASLNPVGLTARTIGVPRGVNAFNGDYNRDEVRMAEIPSANGIGTARAVARMYGSAATGGAELGFGGDTLEALAAVPVSPSRGIRDKVMNVDVAYSLGFCKPVPHFAFGSSGRAFGTPGFGGSFGCADPDTGVGFGYVMNRLGFHLWSDPRELALRQALFRDVLGVRSQT, from the coding sequence ATGGTTCTCAAGATCGCGGTGCCGGCGGATCAGATCCACGGCGATGTCGACACCGGATACGGAAAAGTCGCCGACGCCTTCCGCGCCAGCTTCCGCGACGGAGCGGAAGTCGGCGCCGCCGTGGCCGTCTACCGCGATGGCGTCAAGGTCGTCGACCTGTGGGGCGGCTACCGCAACGGGCTGGCGAAAGACCCCTGGCGCCACGACACGATGGTCAACATGTTCTCCACCACCAAGGGGGTCGCCGCCCTGGTGGTGGCCGCGGCGGTGTCCCGCGGGCTGGTCTCCTATGACGCCAGGGTGGCCGATTACTGGCCGGAATTCGCGCAAGCCGGCAAGGGCGATGTGACGGTCCGCCAACTCCTCGGCCATCAGGCCGGGCTGTGCGCGCTCAAACCCAAGCCGACGCTGGCCGACGTCGCCGACCCCGCCAGGCTCTCGCCGATCCTGGCGGCCCAGGCGCCGGCGTGGCGGCCCGGCACCCGGCACGGCTACCACGCGATCACGCTCGGCTGGTACGAATCCGAGCTGATCCGCCGGACCGACCCGGCCGGCCGCACGCTGGGCCGCTTCATGGCCGACGAGATCGCCGGGCCGCTGGGTCTGGACCTGCACATCGGCCTGCCGGATTCGGTCAACCGCGAGCGGGTCGCACACGTCCACAACTGGGTGCGCGCGGAAACACTCCTGCATCTCAACGTGATGCCGCCCGGGTTCGTCGGTGCATCGCTCAACCCGGTCGGCCTGACGGCGCGCACCATCGGGGTCCCGCGCGGCGTCAACGCGTTCAACGGCGACTACAACCGCGACGAGGTACGGATGGCCGAGATCCCGTCGGCCAACGGCATCGGCACCGCCCGGGCGGTCGCGCGGATGTACGGCAGCGCGGCCACCGGCGGAGCCGAGCTCGGGTTCGGCGGCGACACCCTTGAGGCGCTGGCGGCGGTGCCGGTCTCCCCGAGCCGGGGCATTCGCGACAAGGTCATGAACGTCGACGTGGCGTATTCCCTCGGCTTCTGTAAACCCGTGCCGCACTTCGCATTCGGCTCCTCGGGCCGGGCCTTCGGAACTCCCGGCTTCGGCGGCTCGTTCGGCTGCGCGGACCCGGACACCGGCGTCGGCTTCGGCTACGTCATGAACCGGCTGGGTTTTCACCTGTGGAGCGACCCGCGCGAACTAGCCCTGCGGCAGGCGTTGTTTCGCGATGTGCTCGGGGTGCGTTCCCAGACCTGA